The genomic window TAGGTGTAGAGGTCGTCGAGGACGCCCTGGATTTGCAGGGAGGTGGCGTCCGCCAGGTTGCCGTCGGCGTTCCTGGCCTGCATGGCGATCTGACCGGTGAGCAGGCCCTTGACCATCGGCAGGTCGCTGGGGCTGATCTTGAGCGCGTCATAGCCGGCCACGTGCGGGAATTTGGCCTGAATCTCCGGGCTGAGGCCGGCCGGATCGTAGGTCAAGGCAATCGCGTCGCCGCCCTCGATACCGGTGGGCGCCAGGGTCATGCCGCCATTGGCCGCGTAAAACAGCTCATAGCTGTTGGCGCTGCCGCCGGATGCATTCCAGGCGATGGTGTCGCCGCTGACCCACAGGGCTTTGGCGGTTGACAGGTCGCCGCGCGGTGCGCCCACGGTGTTGATGTCCAGGCAGTGGGTGGCGGCGTTGTACTGGAAGTAGACTTCGGCGCCATCGCTGGCTACGGTGAACGGGATATTGGCCCCGCCCTGCTGGCAGGCTGCGCCGTAGTTGACGGACCAGCTTTCGTCGAGGGCTGCCTTGCCTTCGTACGAGCCGGCGGGGATGGCGGTGGTGGTGAAGGTGTAGATGCCGTCGCCGTCGGTGTCCTGCAGCCAACTGCGGAGGCAGTCCGGTGACCAATCGCCAGGGCAGCCGAGTTCGCTCTGGAAATTGCCCGGCACGGTGGCGATGGTCCAGCCCTGGTTGTCGGTGATCCAGTGGCTCTTGTGATCGTAGTAGAACTTGACGCTGGTGTCAGCGGCCAGGTTGAGCGGGATGTTGGGGCCGCCGGGGACGGCGTTGAGGCCGTAGTTCTCGCCCCAACCGTCGTTGAGCGCGGCTTTGTACTCATAGCTGCCGGCCGGCACCGTGTAGGTGCCTTGCCAGACATCATCGGCCGCGTCGTAGGCCAAATAGGTGGCGGCGCAGTCGGGCTGCCAATCGCCCGGACAGCCCAGTTCTTGCTGCAATGAGCCGGGGATATTGACAACGGTGGGTGGGGGGGTATGATCGGCGCCGGCCGGTAGCGCGCCGGCCAGCAGTTGCACGGCCAGCATGACCATCAAGAGCAAGCGCCCCAGGGTATGGGCACGAGAATGGGATGGCATAATGAGTGATCTCCTCTGAGTTGCGACAACCAAGGGTAAACTGATGTTGGAATTTGTTCGACAGCGGGGAGCAGCGCGATGGGGTGAAGAATCAGATCGAATGCACCTCCTTGTGTTTGCCATTGCACGCACGGCGCTGGGGTTCAGGTGATGACAGGCGCCTCGGCGACGCTGTCATGTGTGATTACGATAACGGAATTGTACCCGCATTTGGGCAGTCTGTAAAGTGGAAAAGGACAAAGTGCAAAGTACAAAGTGCAAAGTGCAGAGATCAGAGAGCAAATCGGCAATCGCAAATCGGCAATCGCAAATCGCAAAGGATGAATTAGACCAAATGTTCTATTTGTGCTATAATTGTCTACCCTGTTGGTTGATGTATGATCTACGTCGCGTGAGAGCAAAGGAGCAAACCTATGTATGTCGTGAAGGAGTATCCTGACGGGATTTTCTGTTGGGTTGACCTGTCGTCCACGGACCCGGAAGGCGCGAAGGCGTTCTATGCGGGGTTGTTTGGCTGGGAAATTGAGGACCGGCCGACCGACATGGGGCCGGTGTACACGATGCTGATGATAGAGGGTAAGACGGTGGCCGGACTTGGCCCGTTGAGTCCGGATCTGCAGGCGCAGGGCGTGCCGTCGTTCTGGAGCGCGTATGTGAAGAGCGATGACGCGAATGGCGTCGCGGCCAGGATCGCCGAGGCCGGCGGCATAGTGATGATGCCGCCGATGGATGTCATGTCCGAAGGCCGCCTGATGATGGCGCAGGATCCAACTGGCGCGATGTTTGGCGTCTGGCAGCCGCGCCAGCACATCGGCGCACAGCTGGTGAATATACCGAATACCCTGGTGTGGACCGAGCTGCAAACACGCAACGCCGCGCAGGCGCAGTCCTTTTACCAGCACGTGTTTGGCTGGAGCGGCGAAACCGACGCCAATGGCTACACGGTTTTCGTCCAGAACGGGCGGAGCCACGCCGGCATGATGCAAATAGACGAGAACTGGGGCGATGTGCCGCCGAACTGGGCGATCTATTTCATGGTGACAGACCTGGACGCCATCACGGCGACGGCGCAGGCGCTCGGCGGCCGTGTGTTGGTGCCGTCCACGTCGGCCGGAGACATGGGGCACTTTGCGGTGCTGCAAGATCCGCAGGGCGCCGTTTTTACCGCCATGCAGATTGACCCGGCCTTTGTGGATCCGCCGCCCGGTGCGTGACGACGGTCATACCCTGAATTTCTGAACGCAAGGACGCAGAGACGCCAGGACGCGAGAAACAGTTGGTTCTTCGCTTCCCGGCGTCTTTGTGTGAGAATTCCTTGCTCGAAGTGGGATCATTTGGGCTGATGTTGATCGCCCTTCGAGCGGGCGCGACGTTGGTAGCGCGGCAGCCGCGGGCTGCGCAGGGCAACGACGAGCACGAACAGCGCGGCGATCAGCAAGAAGATCATGCTCAGCAGTTCGGGGAGTCCCGCCTCGCCGGTGTGGAGCAGAATTTGCAGGTGCATGAAGATCGTGTCTCCTTCTCATCACCTACGCCTCTCGGTCGTTCTGTCTTGCCGCGCCGGGTGTCGCGCAGCGACGATTGGTGCGGGCGCAATGGTAACGCAGGTAATGGTAACGCAGGTTTATTCGAATTCTTCCACATGTGGAGAATTCCGTCAATTTGCCATCACCGCCGGTAGAAAGATGCGGCCGCCTACGGTTAGGCCCGCTTGGAGAACGGCTTCTTGCCCGCCGGGATGGATGACCTGAACATCGTAGACGCCAGGAGACAGGGTATCGGGCAGGGATGCCAGCAAGACCTGGCGACCGGAGCGGCGCACGTTGGTCAATGTGACGTTGCCCACGCGCACCGTCGGGACCAAGACGAAGTTGTCGCCATGTACGGTGATATCCATGCTGACGCGCGGTGGTACCGTGGCCGGTTCGACGGAGAGCACCTGGGGCGTTAGCCACGGACCGACGGCGACATCGTCCAGCAGCAGGCCGCCGTAGCGCGCATCGGCGGTCGCCGACACGTTGAATGTCACCGTCACTGTCTGTCCGGCCCAGCGACTCATGTCGAACCAGGCCTGTTGTGTCGTCGTCACGGGTACGAAAGTTTGCAGCAGGTGCGTCTGTCCAGCCGTGCTGATGTGCAGGGTGGCCGGATCGAGAGTTGCACTGCCTTCGGGTTGGTAGCGATAGCGAAATGACAGGGTTGGCGCGTTCTGGCTGACCGGAATGGTGAACGACTGGCTCAGCCTGCTCACCCCAGCCTGCTCCGGTTGCAGGAGAAAGCGGTTCAGGTGGAGGTGATACCAGTAGGGATAATTGTCTTCACGCATGGCGGGGACGGCCAGCGCGATCCAATCGTTCGTCGGATGCGCCCACAGCGAGAGCTGATTGGGTTCCCAGTTGTAACCAGGCAATGGATGCGGAACGCTCCACAAACCGTTGGCCCTGTAGGCTATCCAAAGGCCTTCGCCGCTATACCAGAAAGCGACCAGATCACCGTTGGCTCGTTGTGCAAGGCTCATCTGATAGCCGTGAGTGCTGCTAATCCGCACGGGTGTCGTCCATGTCCCGCCCGGTTCCCGCGTCCTGTAATGCACGCCGTCTGTGCTTGGGCTGTTGCTGAGAACATGCAGGCGGCCTGCGGGGTCGGCAAGTGTTGCGAGCTGCATCCCGGAAGATGATCCGGGGACGGCTTCCTGCTGCCAGGCACCGTTCGTTTGGCGGCGGAAATACGAGAGCTCTTCTTGCCCGCTAGACAGGACATGAACCTCGCGGTTCGGGGTGATGGCGAGGGATGACGGGCGACGAGAAGATGTCACTAATTCGGGAAAATCCCATTCGCCGCTGGGGAGTCGCTTGCGATAATACACGCCGCTCACATCGGCCCACAAGACGTGAGGGCGGTTGAGGCTGTCAAGCACGAGGGCCAGAGAGGGGTCGTAGGACCCGCCGAGAGCGCCGATTGTTTGCGGCGTAGACCAGGTTCCGGTCAACGGCCGGTTGGCATACATCAGGGTGTAGCTAGTGGGTTCAGGCTCCGGGACGGCCCAAGCCAGGTGCATGCGATTGTCGCTGCCAATTGCCATCTGCGGCATAGACCCGGGGAACAGACGCTCTTCGATCGAGCAGGGTTGCTCCATCCGGCAGGTCACGTAAACAATCCAGTTATCAAACTGGTTCTGGGACAGGCGTTGTTGCCAGGCCAGGTGCAGCGTCCCGCCCGTATCGGCGCTCAGTGTGGGAGCAGAGTTGTAGCCTGGCGGAGATGTCATCTGCGTAAACGGTTGTGTGGACCACTGCTGCCCTACCAGCGCGCCCCAACGCCCGGTCGCAGCCGCATCCGCACGTACTGTCGGCGGGATATTTCCCTCTACCAGCCAGTTTGCAGGCGCCGGCCCGCCCAGCTCGAAGTCGCCATTGCGCAGCAGATTCGTTGGCGGGCCTACGTAAGCATCGAAGCCCCGATCTGCGCGCAGGGCGATGCTCGTTGGGACAATCGGCGCGTAACCCGCGTGGCTGGCTGTCATCGTGTAGTCGCCGCCGGCAGCAACATACATCGCATAGAGGCCCATCGCATCGCTCTGGGCGCTGTTGAGCGCTGTTGGCGCCGTGACGCTGGCGTGAGGCACAACGACGTTACGGTTGTCACGCACATGGCCTTGTACACTCCAACGATAGAAAGTCGTCAGCGCGTCCCCATCCGGATTGGTCGGCCATGCCTCCTCGTTGTACGCGCGATCGCGCGCCCGACTGCGTAACGCCACGGTGGCGCCCGGTTCTCGCCAGAGTGTGGCGCTGGTCTCCGGAGTCGTTAGCCAAAGATTCCAAGGTCCCGTGGCTTTATTGCGAAAATCAATGTCGTAACTGCTAATGCCGGCGCCTCCCACATCAGCGCCTGACCAGGTGACAATGACCTCATTGCGAACAAAGCGCGGCAGCGGGTTGACCTGGGTGACTGGCGCCATCGTGTCAGTCGTTGTCCAATCTCCCTCCATGTCAATACCCCCTGAGATCATGGGCAGCAGCGGTGCGCTACCATCTGACCGCATGTGCATCACAGAAGCACGCTGGATCAGCAGTTGGTTTCCCTCTACGACATATTCGATCTTCGATGCCAACAACGTCAATCCATCGGGCGCCCAATCGCCCATCCACAGGTCTACGAAGCTCAAACCTGTGTCTTTGACGTAAGCCAGGTGGTAGTGTTGAACATCATATACTCCGATCTCACTCCAATAGTCGCCATCGGCATCGAAATCGAACCCAATGTAGTTATGATTGGGCGACCATACTGGATTTTGCAGGAAGCGGAAGGGTGAACTGATGGCGTGAGCTTGACTGCCATCGCTGTTCGCCGCCCACAGGGTTCCATCGAAACCCAGGTAACGCACCCAAACAAGTTCACCGGAGCGGGACCAGGATGGGTAGAGATCATCGTCAGGATGGCTGGCGACCCACTGGGCGCCTGTGCCATCGGCATTGATGATACGGATGTCCCAGTTGTCGCCATGCTCTTGAGCAAACACCAGGCGGCGTCCGTCAGGCGACCAGTCGGGTTGGCGTTTGTGGCCGCTGCCGCTCGTCAGTTGGCGCACATCGCTGCCATCTGCGTTGGCCACATAGATTTCGTAGGCTCCGGTGCGATTCGAGGCAAAAGCGATGCGAGTACCGCCGCGGTTCAAGCGCGGCTCCAACTCAGTCGCGGTATGATTGGTGACGCGAGTCGCCTGGCTGCCATCCCCGCGTGCGGTGTATACCTCCCAATTGGCATTGCGGTATGAAACGAAGGCCAGGCGCGTCCAGCCAGTGTAGCTGCTGGGTGTCTCGGCAGCGCTCGGTGCAGGCATTAGCACTTCGTTGGTCAGGACCAGAGGCGGCTGCAGGTCGGTCAGGTGCTGTGACCACCACGCTTCCTTTAGCGCCGCAATCGGTGGTTCGGGCGGCACGGCGTTTGCGTCGAAGGGGCGATCAAGCAACAGGATGATCCCCATCAGGGCGATGACGCACACCTGAGAATAACGTGTGATTCGCATGGTTCTCTCCTCTAAATTCATGTCGGTTGATTGTCGGGCAGATTTCACCCCGATGGCAGATCAGGGCAGGCCGCGATAGTCGCGACTGCCAAACAGCAGCGGCAGGTAGCTCACGCCGGGAATGGTGAGCGCATTGGGCAATTGCCCCTCCTGCCCACCGGGGTTGAACACGCTGATCGTATAGCTGCCTGGCCCGATGCGCGCCGGAACGATCATGCGCAGTGTGTTGGCGTCGAGCCACTGCACGTTGGAAACCCTGATGTTGCCGACGTTCACGGTGGGCGTCTGGATGAAGTTGGCGCCGTGAATGATGACCGGTGTTTCCTGGTACATGGGCAGCACGGATGGCTCGACTGAGCGCGCCAATGGCGTGAGCCAGGAGCCAAGCGCCACCTCGTCCGCAAACGCCGTGGTGAAGCGCCCGTCGGCTGTGCTCGATACGGCGAGTGTGACGGTCACGGTCTGTCCAGCATATTGACTCAGGTCGAACCAGGCGAAACGAAACCGCGGGTCTGGATCTGGGGTCATGCGCTGGAGCTCGACCGTGCGATCTGGTAGTTGCAGGACCAGGTTGGCCAGATCCTCGTTGTTGTTATACGGACCTTCGATTCGATAGCGCAGACTGAGGGTGGGGCGATGCATGGCGGGCGGCAGAGCGACGACTTGACTGATACTGCTCACATCGGTTTGTTCGGGCTGCAGGATGAAGCGGGTGAGGAAGATGTTGGGCCGCGCACCGGCCTGGGGATCATAGGCCGGCGCCACGACGGCGAGGCGATCCGAGTTAGCCAGGTTGGCGCTTTCCAACATTCTGCCGTCCCAGGTCATCGGTTCCAGGGAATAGGGAGATGACCAGGCGCCCGACGCAAGTTGGTAGATCGCGTTCAGGTAGCCGGATTCCCCTGCGAAAGCGACCAAGCGCCCGTCGCGAGTCCGTAACAAACGCGCCGATTCGCACGAGGCGCCCATCCAAATGGGCGTTGTGAGCGCGCCTTGCGGGTTTCTCACGGTATACTTCGCGCTTCGATACTGATCGCACCATACGACATGCGTGTTGCCCTGTGGATCCACCAGCATGTCTGGCCGATTTGGTTGATAGGGGAAGTCGAGGGTCCGTTGACTCCACACTCCGGCCGGGCTGCGCTCCCAGAAGTTGAAGGCAGTGTAAGCGCTGGCGACGAGGACCGTATTATCCGCGAGGACGGTCAGGGATGGCATCGCGCGTCCGGTTCCAAGCGATTCGGGCGCAGTCCAGGCACCGTTGGCTTGGCGCCGCTGATAACGTAACCCGGCGCTGCCACCCCACACGACATGTGGAGCTCCCTGTCTGTCAACGGTCAAGGCGCTGCTCAGATAGATGTCAGCGCTGGCTAATTCACGCGCCGGAGTCCAGGCGCCGCCGGCTGCCCGTTGAGCATAGAAGAGGCGCCATACCTGTTCGTTCTGCGCGTCTACCGTCTGCCATAGCAGGTGGACAACGGCGTCTGAACCTATGGTCAAACGTGGCGCGAAACCGGGCCACAGGGCCTGGGGGCTTTGGCAGGGTTGATCGAATGCACAGGTGGTGTAGGCGATGCGCCGGTTGCCGCTATTCAAGTCCCATTGATCGGCCCATGCCAGGTGCAGCGTCCCGGCCGGGCCAAACGCCAACGTAGGATCGTAGGCATAACCAGCCGTGCGACTGATGCGTTCCGCGTCTGGCACTGTCCACCTCTGCCCCACACGCGCGCCCCAGGAACCGGTCGTCACGGCGTCTCGCTGCGCCTGGGCAGAAACCGCACCCCGAACAATCCAATCGCGCAAGGCCGGCGCGTCCAGTTCGAAGTCTCCGTTGCGAATCAGATTGTCGGCTGGGGCCAGGTAGAAATCGAGCTGGGTGTCATGACTGATCAACCGAGGCGTAGGCGCCGCCGGTTGGTATCCGCTCTGGGTTGCCCAGATCGTGTAGACCTGGGTTGTCGAAATGTAAGCGGTGTATGCGCCTGGGTTGTTGCCCACGTCCACGCCCAGAGCCGGCGGCGTTAGATTCAGAACGGGATTCGCAATTGGAATGCTGCGCGTGTCGAGTACATTTCCCATCACTTCCCACTGATAGGCCGTTGTGTGGGTATCCCCGTTGGGATTCGTTGTCCATTCCTGCACGTTGAATGCGTTGTCGCGTGCGCGGCCGCGAAAGAAAACCGTTTGTGGGGAGACAAAGATGAATTCAGCCCATGGTACAGGCCCGTTCGAGAGTAGATTGGTCCAAACGCTGTTAGCGCCCAGGCGATACTGCAGATCGTAAGAGCGGATACCGGCTCCTCCTGTATCGAAGCCGGCCAACGGAACGAAAGATCCACCAGCGCGGGTATACCCTGAACGCGATATGGTGTGTACCACCGGCGGCTCGGTATCGGTCGTTTGCCAATGCCCCTGCCTGTCCATGCCAGAGGCGATCAAACGCAATGAGGTGAATGTGCTCATCTCTTGGATGTAGATGTGATTGAGTACGCGTTGGTTGCCCTGCATGACGTATTCCACCCGGTCAACCAGGAGAGATTCCTCATTGGGCGCCCGACCGCTGACCCGGTAATCTACCAGGGGATTCTCGGCGTCTAGATAGTCGTACCAATAGCCCCGATCGCGGTAGAAGTACGCCACTTCCAGCGCAGGATCGCTGTCTATGTTGTAGGTGACTGCGAAGAGATTATCGCTCGAGAGCCAGACGATGTCCAGTAGTCCTGGCAGCACGGCGGTGAGCGGCTGACGTTGACTGCCATCGGCATTCATGATCCAGACCCGCGCCTGACCGCCTTCTGTGCGAATCCAGGCGATCTTGCCATCAGGCGTCCAGGTCGGACTCTCGTCCGCGGCAGCGTCTTGTGTCAATGCCCTGGCCTGGCTGCCATCGGCATTGCTGACGAAAATATCGGTTTGCGTGGCCGATGCGACGACATAAACCAGCATTTGTCCCGTGACCGACAGATCGGGGCTGCGTTTGACGCCCGCGCCGGTTGTCAACTGGCGCAAACCGCTCCCGTCTCGATTCAGCACGAAAATTTCATCACGGCCGCTGCGATCGGAGACGAAGAAGATCTTCGTAGCGCCCCGATTCAGGATTGGCTCAACGTCGTTGGCTGGGTGATTGGTCAAGCGTGTCGGCTGCCAGCCATCACCGTATGTAAGGTAGATTTCCCAGTTCCCATCGCGATAGGAAGAAAAGGCGATGCGCGTCCACGTCCCCAGGCTGTCCGGTTCGACCGGCGCGTCCGCGGTCACGCTTGTGTGCGCGGGCGAGTCAGGGTCTGGCTGCTGCCAGGACATGCCAGGGGCGCGATTCCCCAGTGGGTCAGGTGCGGTGCGGGTTGGCGTGGCGCGTGAAGCGGCCGACGCTGCGCCCGCTAACGACATGAGGAGCATGAGGAGTAGGGGCGCCAGAACTCTGGCACGCATGGCGTGGTGAATCGGTGGCAGCCAGCAACCTGCAAGCAGGCTGCCACGGCAAAGCACGTTGGGGTGACGCATATTACCTCCCTGATTTTGTGCAACAGGCAAACGGTGCAAGAACTTGGTTTGATGTGTCGTGAAACTGGCGGGGGGCTGAGGCGTTCGATCTTTGTCACCGACGAGCAGGCTCGCCTGGCGGCCGAGAATTGCAGGAAGGATAGCACTGCACAAGCCGGCTGAGTATGATCTGGCTCAGGTTGCGATGGCTTTGAGCTTTTTCGATGACACAGCGGCCAACGGTCAACGCGCAGGCATACTTCGACCTTGTTGCCGTGACGTGAATGCCTCTGGTTCACCGCCAGCCTGAGATGCACCCCGGCGGTTGGCAAGTTGACAATTCACAGGGCCGCGTGTAGACTGAAAAAAGTGACAGAATGATGCTTCAGTTCGCGACAGGAGTGAAATAGCACAAGATGGCGAATAGGTCAACGGCCAACTCCATTGACGAGTATATAGCGGGATTCCCCCCCGAGACTCAGAAGGTGCTGGAGGAGTTACGAGCGCTCATCAAGGCATCAGCGCCCGACGCGACAGAGACGATCAGCTACGCGATCCCCACGTTCGACCTGAACGGGAAACACCTTGTACACTTCGCAGGCTACGAGAGGCATGTAGGGCTTTATCCGGCGCCGAGCGGGCTCGAGGCGTTCAAGAAAGACCTCAAGCCCTACAAGAGCGGGAAGGGCTCGGTGCAGTTCCCCCTTGGCCAGCCATTGCCCAAGGACCTGATTCACCGGATCGTCGAATTTAGGGTCGAACAGAACACCGGCAATGCCTCGAAAATAGGGCGCGACTACGTGCTACGGATGCTCGGAGGCCGATCGCCATGACCATGGATTTTCGCTGGTTTGCACACTACGAGCCAGGCGTTGCACACAGCGTTGCTGTCCCGGATACCACCGTACACCAATTGCTTGTGGACTCAACGGTGAGGT from Candidatus Amarolinea dominans includes these protein-coding regions:
- a CDS encoding VOC family protein, whose product is MYVVKEYPDGIFCWVDLSSTDPEGAKAFYAGLFGWEIEDRPTDMGPVYTMLMIEGKTVAGLGPLSPDLQAQGVPSFWSAYVKSDDANGVAARIAEAGGIVMMPPMDVMSEGRLMMAQDPTGAMFGVWQPRQHIGAQLVNIPNTLVWTELQTRNAAQAQSFYQHVFGWSGETDANGYTVFVQNGRSHAGMMQIDENWGDVPPNWAIYFMVTDLDAITATAQALGGRVLVPSTSAGDMGHFAVLQDPQGAVFTAMQIDPAFVDPPPGA
- a CDS encoding PD40 domain-containing protein, giving the protein MRITRYSQVCVIALMGIILLLDRPFDANAVPPEPPIAALKEAWWSQHLTDLQPPLVLTNEVLMPAPSAAETPSSYTGWTRLAFVSYRNANWEVYTARGDGSQATRVTNHTATELEPRLNRGGTRIAFASNRTGAYEIYVANADGSDVRQLTSGSGHKRQPDWSPDGRRLVFAQEHGDNWDIRIINADGTGAQWVASHPDDDLYPSWSRSGELVWVRYLGFDGTLWAANSDGSQAHAISSPFRFLQNPVWSPNHNYIGFDFDADGDYWSEIGVYDVQHYHLAYVKDTGLSFVDLWMGDWAPDGLTLLASKIEYVVEGNQLLIQRASVMHMRSDGSAPLLPMISGGIDMEGDWTTTDTMAPVTQVNPLPRFVRNEVIVTWSGADVGGAGISSYDIDFRNKATGPWNLWLTTPETSATLWREPGATVALRSRARDRAYNEEAWPTNPDGDALTTFYRWSVQGHVRDNRNVVVPHASVTAPTALNSAQSDAMGLYAMYVAAGGDYTMTASHAGYAPIVPTSIALRADRGFDAYVGPPTNLLRNGDFELGGPAPANWLVEGNIPPTVRADAAATGRWGALVGQQWSTQPFTQMTSPPGYNSAPTLSADTGGTLHLAWQQRLSQNQFDNWIVYVTCRMEQPCSIEERLFPGSMPQMAIGSDNRMHLAWAVPEPEPTSYTLMYANRPLTGTWSTPQTIGALGGSYDPSLALVLDSLNRPHVLWADVSGVYYRKRLPSGEWDFPELVTSSRRPSSLAITPNREVHVLSSGQEELSYFRRQTNGAWQQEAVPGSSSGMQLATLADPAGRLHVLSNSPSTDGVHYRTREPGGTWTTPVRISSTHGYQMSLAQRANGDLVAFWYSGEGLWIAYRANGLWSVPHPLPGYNWEPNQLSLWAHPTNDWIALAVPAMREDNYPYWYHLHLNRFLLQPEQAGVSRLSQSFTIPVSQNAPTLSFRYRYQPEGSATLDPATLHISTAGQTHLLQTFVPVTTTQQAWFDMSRWAGQTVTVTFNVSATADARYGGLLLDDVAVGPWLTPQVLSVEPATVPPRVSMDITVHGDNFVLVPTVRVGNVTLTNVRRSGRQVLLASLPDTLSPGVYDVQVIHPGGQEAVLQAGLTVGGRIFLPAVMAN
- a CDS encoding PD40 domain-containing protein, with translation MRARVLAPLLLMLLMSLAGAASAASRATPTRTAPDPLGNRAPGMSWQQPDPDSPAHTSVTADAPVEPDSLGTWTRIAFSSYRDGNWEIYLTYGDGWQPTRLTNHPANDVEPILNRGATKIFFVSDRSGRDEIFVLNRDGSGLRQLTTGAGVKRSPDLSVTGQMLVYVVASATQTDIFVSNADGSQARALTQDAAADESPTWTPDGKIAWIRTEGGQARVWIMNADGSQRQPLTAVLPGLLDIVWLSSDNLFAVTYNIDSDPALEVAYFYRDRGYWYDYLDAENPLVDYRVSGRAPNEESLLVDRVEYVMQGNQRVLNHIYIQEMSTFTSLRLIASGMDRQGHWQTTDTEPPVVHTISRSGYTRAGGSFVPLAGFDTGGAGIRSYDLQYRLGANSVWTNLLSNGPVPWAEFIFVSPQTVFFRGRARDNAFNVQEWTTNPNGDTHTTAYQWEVMGNVLDTRSIPIANPVLNLTPPALGVDVGNNPGAYTAYISTTQVYTIWATQSGYQPAAPTPRLISHDTQLDFYLAPADNLIRNGDFELDAPALRDWIVRGAVSAQAQRDAVTTGSWGARVGQRWTVPDAERISRTAGYAYDPTLAFGPAGTLHLAWADQWDLNSGNRRIAYTTCAFDQPCQSPQALWPGFAPRLTIGSDAVVHLLWQTVDAQNEQVWRLFYAQRAAGGAWTPARELASADIYLSSALTVDRQGAPHVVWGGSAGLRYQRRQANGAWTAPESLGTGRAMPSLTVLADNTVLVASAYTAFNFWERSPAGVWSQRTLDFPYQPNRPDMLVDPQGNTHVVWCDQYRSAKYTVRNPQGALTTPIWMGASCESARLLRTRDGRLVAFAGESGYLNAIYQLASGAWSSPYSLEPMTWDGRMLESANLANSDRLAVVAPAYDPQAGARPNIFLTRFILQPEQTDVSSISQVVALPPAMHRPTLSLRYRIEGPYNNNEDLANLVLQLPDRTVELQRMTPDPDPRFRFAWFDLSQYAGQTVTVTLAVSSTADGRFTTAFADEVALGSWLTPLARSVEPSVLPMYQETPVIIHGANFIQTPTVNVGNIRVSNVQWLDANTLRMIVPARIGPGSYTISVFNPGGQEGQLPNALTIPGVSYLPLLFGSRDYRGLP
- a CDS encoding DUF1801 domain-containing protein gives rise to the protein MANRSTANSIDEYIAGFPPETQKVLEELRALIKASAPDATETISYAIPTFDLNGKHLVHFAGYERHVGLYPAPSGLEAFKKDLKPYKSGKGSVQFPLGQPLPKDLIHRIVEFRVEQNTGNASKIGRDYVLRMLGGRSP